In Williamwhitmania taraxaci, a single genomic region encodes these proteins:
- a CDS encoding helix-turn-helix domain-containing protein, which translates to MNTKKKVLFPKHQKIMEQVGENIKLARKRRKLTTIQVSERAGINRSTLYQIERGNGSVSMAAYFNTFRVLGLQDDFLKLAADDSFGRKLQDLSLTGNK; encoded by the coding sequence ATGAACACCAAGAAGAAGGTATTGTTCCCAAAGCACCAAAAGATAATGGAACAAGTAGGTGAAAATATCAAACTAGCCCGAAAGCGTAGGAAACTGACTACAATACAGGTAAGCGAACGGGCTGGAATTAATAGATCTACTTTGTACCAAATTGAGAGAGGGAATGGGAGTGTTTCAATGGCTGCTTATTTTAATACTTTCAGAGTATTAGGATTGCAAGATGACTTTTTGAAACTTGCTGCTGACGATAGCTTTGGCAGAAAGCTTCAAGATCTTAGCTTAACCGGAAACAAGTAA
- a CDS encoding Fic family protein: MKNYISGNYISQGYYKSFVPTSINRQWQIENMEVFHLLSQADRELGRLDMYSKYIPNLELFISMHVIKEATQSSRIEGTRTNMEEALLDKEDVPLDKRDDWEEVQNYIQAMDAAIAVMKDLPFSSLLIRETHKTLMQGVRGKNKQPGEFRTSQNWIGGVTINDATFIPPPHTSVPDLMSDIERFTHNENIFLPDLLKIALIHYQFETIHPFLDGNGRIGRLLITLYLVNKGILKRPILYLSDFFERNRGLYYDNLMTVRVKNNLDQWFKFFLVGVIETSQKGIQTFDSILQLEKQVTAQLQTLGSRAANAQKVVNYLYQRPMLNAEKVSEIAAISAPSAYKLIEELEKLNILKEITGGQRKRVYIFEDYLNIFK, from the coding sequence ATGAAAAACTACATATCTGGAAACTACATAAGTCAAGGCTACTACAAAAGTTTCGTCCCAACGAGCATCAATAGGCAGTGGCAGATAGAAAACATGGAGGTGTTCCATTTACTCAGTCAGGCCGACCGAGAGCTGGGCAGGTTGGATATGTACTCTAAGTATATTCCAAATTTGGAGCTCTTCATTAGCATGCACGTTATAAAGGAAGCAACCCAAAGCAGCAGGATAGAAGGGACAAGGACAAACATGGAAGAGGCTCTTTTAGACAAGGAAGATGTGCCTCTTGACAAAAGAGATGATTGGGAGGAGGTTCAAAACTACATACAGGCCATGGATGCAGCGATAGCCGTAATGAAGGATTTGCCCTTTTCGTCACTACTTATAAGGGAAACCCATAAAACGCTGATGCAAGGGGTTCGAGGTAAGAACAAGCAGCCGGGAGAATTCAGAACAAGCCAGAATTGGATAGGAGGCGTAACAATTAATGACGCTACATTTATTCCACCTCCACACACCTCCGTTCCGGACCTCATGAGCGATATCGAACGGTTTACGCATAATGAAAATATATTTCTACCTGACCTGCTTAAAATTGCACTCATACACTACCAATTTGAAACAATTCACCCCTTCTTAGATGGAAATGGTAGAATCGGAAGGCTACTAATTACCCTTTACCTAGTAAATAAAGGAATCTTAAAAAGACCTATTCTCTATTTGTCCGATTTCTTTGAAAGAAACAGAGGGTTGTACTACGATAATTTAATGACTGTTAGGGTGAAGAATAACCTGGATCAATGGTTTAAGTTCTTTTTGGTAGGTGTTATCGAGACTTCTCAAAAGGGTATACAAACATTCGATAGCATACTGCAGCTAGAAAAGCAGGTTACCGCTCAGCTACAAACCCTTGGGAGCAGAGCTGCCAATGCCCAAAAGGTGGTGAACTATCTATACCAAAGACCGATGCTAAATGCAGAAAAAGTCAGCGAAATTGCAGCAATTTCAGCACCTTCGGCATACAAGCTAATTGAAGAACTCGAAAAGTTAAATATTCTGAAGGAGATTACCGGCGGCCAACGGAAAAGAGTTTACATATTCGAGGATTACCTCAATATTTTTAAGTAA